The Pseudofrankia inefficax genome window below encodes:
- a CDS encoding MFS transporter, translating to MTTTTDVAPGEGPGGDAARAVSIPAQATTSPAPAASAPGDEPDPRRWLALAVIAVAQLMVVLDGSIVTIALPHAQKALHISTANRQWVMTAYSLAFGSLLLLGGRIADFAGRKRAFVWGLIGFAAASALGGFAPNSGLLFAARALQGLCAAVLAPAALSLITVTFTEEKERARAFGVYGGISGGGAAIGLIAGGLLTEYASWRWCLFVNVPIAVLTAVAAVSVVRESRAEGKPSYDIPGALTVTGGLLALVYGFTRAADSGWGSAATISLLVASVVLLVAFVVIEMRTAAPLLPLRVVLDRTRGGAFGSSLFFGAALLAMFLFMTFYFQNTLGYSALRSGFAFLPFSAGIVFGAGLASQFMPRVGAKIPMIVGSAMAVVGLLLLTQVDLHTGYASHVLPAELLISIGMGLAFVPMSSVSLIGVAPHDAGVASALVNTTQQVGGSLGIALLNTIYATVVANYVKDHGSSPLDQAHAQISGYTTSFVWSAIFMAIALVIVVALVRARKSDVVGTATPVHAG from the coding sequence GTGACTACAACCACCGACGTCGCGCCTGGCGAAGGCCCGGGGGGCGATGCTGCCCGGGCGGTGTCGATCCCGGCCCAGGCGACGACGAGCCCGGCCCCCGCCGCCTCGGCGCCGGGTGACGAGCCGGACCCGCGCCGCTGGCTGGCGCTGGCCGTGATCGCCGTCGCGCAGCTCATGGTCGTGCTCGACGGCTCGATCGTCACGATCGCGCTGCCGCACGCCCAGAAGGCCCTGCACATCTCCACCGCCAACCGGCAGTGGGTCATGACGGCCTACTCGCTCGCCTTCGGCAGCCTCCTGCTGCTCGGCGGCCGGATCGCGGACTTCGCCGGCCGCAAGCGGGCCTTCGTCTGGGGACTGATCGGCTTCGCCGCCGCGAGCGCGCTCGGCGGGTTCGCGCCGAACAGCGGGCTGCTGTTCGCGGCCCGGGCGCTGCAGGGCCTCTGCGCCGCGGTGCTCGCCCCGGCCGCGCTCTCCCTGATCACGGTGACCTTCACCGAGGAGAAGGAGCGGGCCAGGGCGTTCGGCGTGTACGGCGGCATCTCCGGCGGTGGCGCGGCGATCGGCCTGATCGCCGGCGGCCTGCTCACCGAGTACGCGTCCTGGCGCTGGTGCCTGTTCGTGAACGTCCCGATCGCGGTCCTCACGGCGGTCGCCGCGGTGAGCGTGGTGCGCGAGAGCCGCGCCGAGGGCAAGCCGAGCTATGACATTCCCGGCGCGCTGACGGTGACCGGTGGCCTGCTCGCCCTGGTCTACGGGTTCACCCGGGCGGCCGACAGCGGCTGGGGCTCGGCGGCCACGATCTCGCTGCTCGTCGCGTCGGTGGTGCTGCTCGTGGCGTTCGTCGTCATCGAGATGCGCACCGCCGCCCCGCTGCTGCCGCTGCGGGTCGTGCTCGACCGCACCCGGGGCGGCGCGTTCGGCTCGTCGCTGTTCTTCGGCGCCGCGCTGCTGGCGATGTTCCTGTTCATGACGTTCTACTTCCAGAACACGCTCGGCTACAGCGCGCTGCGGTCCGGCTTCGCGTTCCTGCCGTTCAGCGCCGGGATCGTCTTCGGTGCCGGGCTCGCGAGCCAGTTCATGCCGCGGGTGGGCGCGAAGATCCCGATGATCGTCGGTTCGGCGATGGCCGTGGTCGGGCTGCTCCTGCTCACCCAGGTCGACCTGCACACCGGCTACGCGTCGCACGTGCTGCCGGCCGAGCTGCTGATCAGCATCGGCATGGGCCTGGCCTTCGTCCCGATGTCGAGCGTCTCGCTGATCGGTGTCGCCCCGCACGACGCCGGGGTCGCCAGCGCGCTGGTGAACACCACCCAGCAGGTGGGTGGCTCGCTGGGCATCGCGTTGCTCAACACCATCTACGCGACGGTCGTGGCCAACTACGTGAAGGACCACGGCTCCAGCCCGCTCGACCAGGCGCACGCGCAGATCTCCGGCTACACGACGTCGTTCGTGTGGAGCGCGATCTTCATGGCGATCGCGCTGGTGATCGTCGTGGCGCTGGTCCGGGCCCGTAAGTCGGACGTGGTCGGGACCGCCACGCCGGTCCACGCCGGCTGA
- a CDS encoding oxygenase MpaB family protein: protein MTTAPARGTREIPLPRATPTGPAALRPAAEPAAQVDLRDFLDGAGAFLAGLANVVMQLSWAPVGHGVVESRTPGGQLTRHPAKRGRTTLTYIAVAWLGTDDERARYREAVNASHREVRSTATSPVEYNAFRQDLQLWVAACMYRGLTDFYTRAYGPLEPAVADTVYRHAARFGTTLQVRGDLWPADLAAFEEYWDRAQAQVAVDPVVRAYLLGLVSRRALRFPFNLPPRRPLEFITTGFLPPRFRAELGLRWSAGDEARFDRMLRRLGAVSRRLPRHVRLFPFNLLLLDLRRRIRRGLPLV, encoded by the coding sequence GTGACGACCGCCCCGGCTCGCGGGACCCGAGAGATCCCCCTCCCCCGCGCGACACCGACCGGGCCCGCCGCGCTCCGGCCCGCGGCCGAACCCGCGGCGCAGGTCGATCTTCGGGACTTCCTCGACGGCGCCGGCGCGTTCCTCGCCGGCCTCGCGAACGTCGTCATGCAGCTGAGCTGGGCACCCGTCGGGCACGGCGTGGTGGAGAGCCGCACGCCGGGCGGGCAGCTGACCCGTCACCCGGCCAAGCGGGGGCGCACCACGCTCACCTACATCGCCGTGGCGTGGCTCGGGACCGACGACGAGCGGGCCAGGTACCGGGAGGCCGTCAACGCCTCGCACCGCGAGGTCCGGTCCACGGCCACCAGTCCCGTCGAGTACAACGCGTTCCGCCAGGATTTGCAGCTCTGGGTCGCCGCGTGCATGTACCGCGGCCTCACCGACTTCTATACCCGGGCCTACGGGCCGCTGGAGCCCGCCGTCGCGGACACGGTCTACCGCCACGCCGCCCGGTTCGGCACGACCCTGCAGGTCCGCGGCGACCTGTGGCCCGCCGACCTGGCCGCGTTCGAGGAGTACTGGGACCGCGCGCAGGCGCAGGTGGCGGTGGACCCGGTCGTGCGGGCCTACCTGCTCGGGCTGGTGAGCCGGCGCGCGCTGCGGTTCCCGTTCAACCTGCCGCCGCGCCGGCCGCTGGAGTTCATCACGACCGGGTTCCTGCCGCCGCGGTTCCGCGCCGAGCTGGGGCTGCGCTGGTCGGCGGGCGACGAGGCCCGGTTCGACCGGATGCTGCGCCGGCTCGGCGCCGTGTCCCGCCGGCTGCCGCGCCACGTCCGGCTGTTCCCGTTCAACCTGCTGCTGCTGGACCTGCGCCGCCGGATCCGGCGCGGGCTCCCGCTGGTCTGA
- a CDS encoding right-handed parallel beta-helix repeat-containing protein — translation MRPSTQPLILALVAGPKRGRASGRHRRRTRRTRRILATVVATMLALLFTPHLASAAVPPTLTITLYDTDTAVVGGTGFPVKSTVKLHADLAYPDGTAYAGDGTIGTDATGHFLVGFILPEHLGSGGKLTVTATAKGAPTQDVTLSLGAGAPINGPEVTPSLQPSASAPAGGAPNNPSTGGSTGGTRLRGGTTDLGNTAAYPNAPLIPAPLKIPAGGVSVPAGSNLQSFIDSHGEGTQFNLAAGTFSGPGVIHPKAGDKFYGVKAGPGGTKLVGLGIQRANGSTDNVEIHNISITGYSDSGRNGAIDSNLHESDAASGWKLTNSEIYGNYLGASMGMNSLVENNTFHDNECKGAAGGMDGTVWRYNQFIHNRLPDANDPGGDCGGVKITVETNNLFLGNLFSDSGHPSGLWMDASCHNNTFENNISYNNDGSGFTDETGYSNTFKNNIAAGNGSNEPDGWRKVGIVIQSSGRDTATGNFAWANNGAAITIYMEDRHDASGTDRTANNTVTNNTTDVATKIMNVNTNGPNTDSGNVVKIISNMLIPRLVAGPQM, via the coding sequence ATGAGGCCGTCCACGCAGCCCCTGATCCTGGCTCTCGTCGCGGGCCCCAAGCGGGGAAGGGCATCCGGTCGCCACCGGCGCCGGACCCGACGTACGCGGCGCATCCTCGCGACTGTCGTCGCCACGATGCTCGCGCTGTTGTTCACCCCACATCTGGCCTCGGCCGCCGTCCCGCCGACGCTGACCATCACGCTTTACGACACGGATACGGCCGTGGTCGGCGGCACCGGGTTCCCGGTCAAGTCGACGGTGAAGCTGCACGCGGACCTGGCGTATCCCGACGGCACCGCCTATGCGGGTGACGGCACCATCGGCACCGACGCGACGGGCCATTTCCTGGTCGGCTTCATCCTGCCCGAGCATCTCGGGAGCGGTGGCAAGCTGACGGTGACGGCGACCGCGAAGGGCGCGCCGACGCAGGACGTGACGCTGTCGCTGGGCGCGGGAGCGCCCATCAACGGCCCCGAGGTGACACCGTCCCTGCAGCCGTCGGCCTCCGCGCCGGCTGGCGGGGCGCCGAACAACCCCTCGACCGGTGGCAGCACCGGCGGCACCCGCCTGCGCGGCGGGACCACCGACCTGGGCAACACCGCCGCCTACCCGAACGCGCCGCTCATCCCCGCGCCGCTGAAGATCCCGGCCGGTGGTGTGAGCGTGCCCGCGGGCTCGAACCTGCAGTCCTTCATCGACAGCCACGGCGAGGGCACCCAGTTCAACCTGGCCGCCGGCACGTTCAGCGGCCCGGGCGTCATCCACCCGAAGGCCGGTGACAAGTTCTACGGCGTCAAGGCGGGTCCCGGCGGGACGAAGCTGGTGGGCCTCGGCATCCAGCGCGCGAACGGCAGCACGGACAACGTCGAGATCCACAACATCAGCATCACCGGGTACTCGGACTCCGGCCGTAACGGCGCGATCGACAGCAACCTGCACGAGTCCGACGCCGCCAGCGGCTGGAAGCTCACGAACTCCGAGATCTACGGCAACTACCTGGGCGCGTCGATGGGAATGAACTCGCTCGTCGAGAACAACACGTTCCACGACAACGAGTGCAAGGGCGCGGCCGGCGGCATGGACGGCACCGTGTGGCGCTACAACCAGTTCATCCACAACCGGCTTCCGGACGCGAACGACCCGGGCGGCGACTGCGGCGGCGTGAAGATCACGGTCGAGACCAACAACCTGTTCCTCGGGAACCTGTTCTCGGACAGCGGCCACCCGTCCGGCCTGTGGATGGACGCGTCGTGTCACAACAACACGTTCGAGAACAACATCTCGTACAACAACGACGGCTCCGGATTCACCGACGAGACCGGCTACAGCAACACCTTCAAGAACAACATCGCCGCGGGTAACGGCTCGAACGAGCCGGACGGCTGGCGGAAGGTCGGCATCGTCATCCAGAGCAGCGGCCGCGACACCGCCACCGGCAACTTCGCCTGGGCCAACAACGGGGCGGCGATCACCATCTACATGGAGGACCGGCACGATGCCAGCGGCACCGACCGGACCGCCAACAACACGGTGACCAACAACACGACCGACGTCGCGACAAAGATCATGAACGTCAACACCAACGGGCCGAACACCGACTCGGGCAACGTCGTCAAGATCATCTCGAACATGCTGATCCCTCGCCTCGTGGCCGGCCCGCAGATGTAA
- a CDS encoding MarR family winged helix-turn-helix transcriptional regulator, producing MSATDALDSAGDECTFSGALTSVGGQDPIDELIADWRRERPDLDASVLGCFARMKLLSKNLAGAADQVLSHHGLNPGEFDVLATLRRSGPPCTLIPSQLSALLMMSRAGMTNRLDRLEASGLIERSLDPTDRRSFRVCLTAKGLAIVDAAITEHAELVNRVAAVLSPEQREHLDDALRALLDAFQ from the coding sequence ATGAGCGCGACGGACGCCCTGGACTCAGCCGGCGACGAGTGCACGTTCTCGGGCGCGCTCACGTCAGTGGGTGGACAGGATCCGATCGACGAACTCATCGCTGACTGGCGCCGCGAACGCCCGGACCTCGATGCCAGCGTCCTCGGCTGCTTCGCCCGCATGAAGCTGCTGTCGAAGAACCTCGCCGGCGCGGCCGACCAGGTGCTGAGCCACCACGGCCTGAACCCGGGCGAGTTCGACGTGCTGGCGACCCTGCGCCGGTCCGGCCCGCCGTGCACGCTGATCCCGTCACAGCTGTCCGCCCTGCTGATGATGTCGCGGGCGGGGATGACCAACCGGCTGGACCGGCTGGAGGCCTCCGGCCTGATCGAACGCAGCCTCGACCCGACCGACCGGCGCAGCTTCCGCGTCTGCCTCACCGCGAAGGGCCTGGCGATCGTCGACGCGGCGATCACCGAGCATGCCGAACTGGTCAACCGGGTGGCCGCCGTGCTGTCCCCCGAGCAGCGCGAGCACCTCGATGATGCGCTGCGCGCCCTGCTCGACGCCTTTCAATAA